One segment of Brassica napus cultivar Da-Ae chromosome C3, Da-Ae, whole genome shotgun sequence DNA contains the following:
- the LOC106355734 gene encoding uncharacterized protein LOC106355734: MYDVTSDPNNHVAQYKQQMLTVVIQKELWEATMCKGFSSTLTGPALQWYINLPTRSIRSYATLSDKFVEQFASSRSLEKSSDDLYEILQHRAEPLHTYIVCFNPENVTIPECNAATTISAFKKGMLPNGDLYKELTKYQCKTMEDVLSRAWAHVKWEEDVAGWAKAQHKHDQKLPRQMKSDRDEGSHPKSARELSNKSRGRYQNRPLDRAEGMAVKTWPNISHMSISKPELINVLR; the protein is encoded by the coding sequence ATGTATGATGTGACAAGCGATCCGAACAACCACGTCGCACAATACAAACAACAGATGCTCACCGTGGTGATCCAGAAGGAGCTATGGGAGGCAACCATGTGTAAAGGCTTCAGTTCGACTCTGACCGGTCCTGCCCTTCAATGGTATATCAATCTTCCCACCAGGTCCATACGGTCCTACGCTACCCTTAGTGACAAGTTCGTGGAGCAGTTCGCCAGCAGCAGGAGCCTGGAGAAGAGTTCAGACGACCTCTATGAAATCCTTCAACATAGAGCTGAGCCACTCCATACCTACATTGTGTGCTTCAACCCGGAGAATGTCACCATCCCGGAATGCAACGCGGCGACAACCATCTCTGCTTTCAAAAAGGGTATGCTCCCCAATGGAGACCTCTACAAGGAACTGACCAAATACCAGTGCAAGACCATGGAAGACGTCCTATCCCGAGCCTGGGCGCATGTGAAATGGGAGGAAGACGTCGCGGGCTGGGCAAAGGCCCAACATAAGCATGACCAGAAATTGCCCAGGCAGATGAAGAGCGATCGCGATGAGGGATCTCATCCTAAATCCGCCAGAGAGTTAAGTAACAAGAGCAGGGGCAGATACCAGAATCGCCCTCTGGATAGAGCCGAAGGAATGGCTGTGAAAACATGGCCCAACATTTCTCATATGTCGATATCAAAGCCTGAGCTAATCAATGTTCTGAGGTAG
- the LOC106355735 gene encoding uncharacterized protein LOC106355735, translating to MEVNELLMKGHLREFISDKAKSLLNKDTKNQPTKAVPASPQRQDRVIHVISGGSEISGVNHTAAKRSNRNAKNSQENGKPKRMLLGTDEISFTAKEQEKVLAPHHDALVISLTIANHLVKRILVDNGSSSNIIFQTAYDEEKALTRMFTLLIGFSGEVKQTTGEVIILVYAGGVNMATKFLVVDCTSSYNMILRRPWIHDMGAVPSTL from the coding sequence ATGGAGGTCAACGAGCTCCTCATGAAAGGACACCTCAGGGAATTCATTTCCGATAAGGCCAAGAGCCTCTTGAATAAAGACACCAAAAATCAGCCCACTAAAGCGGTTCCTGCCTCACCACAACGCCAGGATAGAGTAATCCATGTCATCTCGGGCGGCTCAGAAATAAGCGGAGTCAATCACACAGCCGCCAAGAGAAGCAACAGAAACGCAAAGAACAGCCAGGAGAATGGGAAACCAAAACGCATGCTCCTGGGTACAGACGAAATTAGTTTCACCGCCAAAGAGCAGGAGAAGGTCTTGGCTCCTCATCATGACGCCTTGGTCATATCACTCACTATAGCAAACCACCTAGTGAAACGAATATTGGTAGACAATGGAAGCTCCAGTAATATTATATTCCAGACTGCATACGACGAGGAAAAGGCGTTGACGCGGATGTTCACCCTACTCATAGGCTTCAGCGGAGAAGTCAAGCAAACTACCGGAGAAGTCATCATCCTAGTGTACGCCGGAGGGGTCAACATGGCAACCAAGTTTTTGGTCGTCGACTGCACATCCTCTTACAACATGATACTCAGGCGGCCCTGGATCCATGACATGGGAGCCGTCCCTTCAACACTCTAG
- the LOC125583119 gene encoding uncharacterized protein LOC125583119: MEVNELLMKGHLREFISDKAKSLLNKDTENQPTKAVPASPQRQDRVIHVISGSSEISGVNHTAAKRSTRNAKNNQENGKPKRMLLGTDEISFTAKEQEKVLAPHHDALVISLTIANHLVKRILVDNGSSSNIIFQTAYDEEKALTRMFTLLIGFSGEVKQTTGEVIILVYAGGVNMATKFLVVDCTSSYNMILRRPWIHDMGAVPSTL; this comes from the coding sequence ATGGAGGTCAACGAGCTCCTCATGAAAGGACATCTCAGGGAATTCATTTCCGATAAGGCCAAGAGCCTCTTGAATAAAGACACCGAAAATCAGCCCACTAAAGCGGTTCCTGCCTCACCACAACGCCAGGATAGAGTAATCCATGTCATCTCGGGCAGCTCAGAAATAAGCGGAGTCAATCACACAGCCGCCAAGAGAAGCACCAGAAACGCCAAGAACAACCAGGAGAATGGGAAACCAAAACGCATGCTCCTGGGTACAGACGAAATTAGTTTCACCGCCAAAGAGCAGGAGAAGGTCTTGGCTCCTCATCATGACGCCTTGGTCATATCACTCACTATAGCAAACCACCTAGTGAAACGAATATTGGTAGACAATGGGAGCTCCAGTAATATTATCTTCCAGACCGCATACGACGAGGAAAAGGCGTTGACGCGGATGTTCACCCTACTCATAGGCTTCAGCGGAGAAGTCAAGCAAACTACCGGAGAAGTCATCATCCTAGTGTACGCCGGAGGGGTCAACATGGCAACCAAGTTTTTGGTCGTCGACTGCACATCCTCTTACAACATGATACTCAGGCGGCCCTGGATCCATGACATGGGAGCCGTCCCTTCAACTCTCTAG
- the LOC106355737 gene encoding uncharacterized protein LOC106355737 — protein MYDVTSDPNNHVAQYKLQMLTVVIQKELREATICKGFSSTLTGPALQWYINLPTRSIRSYATLSDKFVEQFASSRSLEKSSDDLYEILQLRAEPLHTYIVCFNPENVAIPECNAATTISAFKKGMLPNGDLYKELTKYQCKTMEDVLSRAWAHVKWEEDVAGWAKAQHKQDQKLPRQMKSDRDEGSHPKSARELSNKSRGRYQNRPLDRAEGMAVKTWPNISHLSISKPELINVLRQMDQHVKWLQKMMTSDFNLESKPMVRLPQ, from the coding sequence ATGTATGATGTGACAAGCGATCCGAACAACCACGTCGCACAATACAAACTACAGATGCTCACCGTGGTGATCCAGAAGGAGCTAAGGGAGGCAACCATTTGTAAAGGCTTCAGTTCGACTCTGACCGGTCCTGCCCTTCAATGGTATATCAATCTTCCCACCAGGTCCATACGGTCCTACGCTACCCTTAGTGACAAGTTCGTGGAGCAGTTCGCCAGCAGCAGGAGCCTGGAGAAGAGTTCAGACGACCTCTATGAAATCCTTCAACTTAGAGCTGAGCCACTCCATACCTACATTGTGTGCTTCAACCCAGAGAATGTCGCCATCCCGGAATGCAACGCGGCGACAACCATCTCTGCTTTCAAAAAGGGTATGCTCCCCAATGGAGACCTCTACAAGGAACTGACCAAATACCAGTGCAAGACCATGGAAGACGTCCTATCCCGAGCCTGGGCACATGTGAAATGGGAGGAAGACGTCGCGGGCTGGGCAAAGGCCCAACATAAGCAGGACCAGAAATTACCCAGGCAGATGAAGAGCGATCGCGATGAGGGATCTCATCCTAAATCCGCCAGAGAGTTAAGTAACAAGAGCAGGGGCAGATACCAGAATCGCCCTCTGGATAGAGCCGAAGGAATGGCTGTGAAAACATGGCCCAACATTTCTCATCTGTCGATATCAAAGCCTGAGCTAATCAATGTTCTGAGGCAGATGGACCAACATGTCAAGTGGCTTCAGAAGATGATGACCTCCGACTTTAATTTGGAATCCAAACCGATGGTGCGACTTCCACAGTGA
- the LOC106355738 gene encoding uncharacterized protein LOC106355738: MEVNELLMKGHLREFISDKAKSLLNKDTENQPTKAVPASPQRQDRVIHVISGGSEISGVNHTAAKRSTRNAKNSQENGKPKRMLLGTNEISFTAKEQEKVLAPHHDALVISLTIANRLVKRILVDNGSSSNIIFQTAYDDLGLEEKALTRMFTLLIGFSGEVKQTTGEVIILVYAGGVNMATKFLVVDCTSSYNMILRRPWIHDMGAVPSTL, translated from the coding sequence ATGGAGGTCAACGAGCTCCTCATGAAAGGACACCTCAGGGAATTCATTTCCGATAAGGCCAAGAGCCTCTTGAATAAAGACACCGAAAATCAGCCCACTAAAGCGGTTCCTGCCTCACCACAACGCCAGGATAGAGTAATCCATGTCATCTCGGGCGGCTCAGAAATAAGCGGAGTCAATCACACAGCCGCCAAGAGAAGCACCAGAAACGCCAAGAACAGCCAGGAGAATGGGAAACCAAAACGCATGCTCCTGGGTACAAACGAAATTAGTTTCACCGCCAAAGAGCAGGAGAAGGTCTTGGCTCCTCATCATGACGCCTTGGTCATATCACTCACTATAGCAAACCGCCTAGTGAAACGAATATTGGTAGACAATGGAAGCTCCAGTAATATTATCTTCCAGACCGCATACGACGATCTAGGGCTGGAGGAAAAGGCGTTGACGCGGATGTTCACCCTACTCATAGGCTTCAGCGGAGAAGTCAAGCAAACTACCGGAGAAGTCATCATCCTAGTGTACGCCGGAGGGGTCAACATGGCAACCAAGTTTTTGGTCGTCGACTGCACATCCTCTTACAACATGATACTCAGGCGGCCCTGGATCCATGACATGGGAGCCGTCCCTTCAACGCTCTAG
- the LOC106356976 gene encoding endoglucanase 16-like, translating to MGSHGDKGRRNVVIRAILLGLISIVCVNGTIINYKEALTKSLIFLEAQRSGKLPPNNRVPWRGDSALDDGKLANVDLAGGYYDAGDNVKYGLPMAFTITTLAWSTINYEKELHAAGELENTRAAIRWGTDYLLKCASRENHLYVQVGDPNADHKCWARPENMQTPRTVLEISDKDPGTEIAAETAAALAASSIVFRHIDHMYSRQLLNKAKLLFKLAKSHKGTYDGACPFYCSNSGYNDELLWAATWLYKATRIEVYLSYLKFEAISAYVAEFSWDLKYAGAQILILEMIFEGAKGLDLYKQQADSFICSNIPESQYHQVFTTPGGLIHLRDGANTQYVTATAFLFSAYADILQKHNQKITCGSKQFDSTNLMAFAKKQIDYILGHNPKGRSYMVGFGPNPPMQAHHRGASVPVAEGNEPLSCPMSFVKWFNKNQPNANELTGAIVGGPDRQDNFQDFRWTSAYTEPCTYINSIAVGVLAKLAATA from the exons ATGGGTAGTCATGGGGATAAAGGAAGAAGAAATGTTGTGATTAGGGCTATATTGTTGGGTCTCATAAGCATTGTATGTGTGAATGGTACTATCATTAATTACAAGGAAGCCTTAACCAAATCCCTAATCTTCTTGGAGGCTCAAAGATCAGGCAAACTTCCTCCTAACAATAGGGTTCCGTGGAGAGGTGATTCGGCTCTTGATGATGGCAAACTCGCAAAT GTAGATTTGGCGGGAGGGTACTATGACGCAGGAGACAATGTGAAATATGGTCTTCCAATGGCGTTCACGATAACAACGCTGGCTTGGTCCACCATTAACTATGAAAAAGAACTCCATGCCGCTGGAGAGCTCGAAAACACTCGTGCAGCAATCCGTTGGGGAACGGATTATTTACTCAAATGTGCTTCTCGCGAGAACCACCTCTATGTTCAG GTTGGTGATCCGAACGCGGATCACAAGTGTTGGGCGAGGCCTGAGAACATGCAAACGCCAAGGACGGTGTTGGAGATAAGTGATAAAGATCCTGGCACAGAAATCGCGGCCGAAACTGCCGCTGCACTGGCTGCTTCCTCCATCGTTTTCCGCCACATAGACCACATGTACTCCCGCCAGCTCCTCAACAAAGCCAAATTG CTCTTCAAGCTAGCCAAGAGCCACAAGGGTACATACGATGGAGCATGCCCTTTCTACTGTTCTAACTCTGGTTACAAC GACGAGTTACTATGGGCGGCAACATGGTTATACAAAGCAACAAGGATTGAGGTGTACCTTAGCTATCTCAAATTTGAAGCCATAAGTGCTTACGTCGCTGAGTTTAGCTGGGATCTCAAATACGCCGGTGCGCAGATCCTCATTCTTGAG atGATATTCGAAGGCGCAAAAGGACTTGATCTATATAAACAACAAGCTGATAGTTTCATCTGCTCAAATATCCCGGAGAGTCAGTACCACCAAGTGTTCACTACCCCAG GTGGTCTGATTCACTTGAGGGATGGAGCGAACACTCAATATGTCACGGCGACAGCCTTCTTGTTCTCGGCCTACGCCGACATTCTCCAGAAACACAACCAAAAGATCACTTGCGGAAGCAAACAATTTGATTCAACAAATCTCATGGCCTTCGCGAAAAAacaa ATTGACTACATATTAGGGCATAACCCAAAAGGAAGATCGTACATGGTTGGATTCGGACCAAACCCGCCAATGCAAGCCCACCACAGAGGAGCCTCGGTTCCAGTGGCTGAAGGCAACGAGCCATTAAGCTGCCCAATGAGCTTTGTGAAATGGTTCAACAAGAACCAGCCTAACGCTAACGAGTTGACAGGAGCCATCGTGGGAGGACCCGACCGTCAAGATAATTTCCAAGATTTCCGGTGGACCTCTGCTTACACGGAGCCTTGCACTTACATCAACTCTATCGCCGTGGGTGTTCTCGCTAAGCTTGCCGCCACGGCTTAG